A single window of Lutzomyia longipalpis isolate SR_M1_2022 chromosome 1, ASM2433408v1 DNA harbors:
- the LOC129787412 gene encoding gelsolin isoform X1 yields the protein MKKNPTMGHNSVAWSSRFLATLVLLSVVVLVTHGRVVQPPTDTIRAPSREDSKNKGRMHEAFANAGRAKGLEIWRVENFQPVAYPKNDYGKFYEGDSYIVLNTKESKSKELSWDVHFWLGKDTTADEAGAAAIFTVQLDDQLHGAPVQHREVQDHESELFLGYFKNGVRYLPGGVASGFRATEINAAGEKRLFQVKGKRNIRVRQVNLSVASMNKGDCFILDAGREIYVWVGKKAKRVEKIKAISAANQIRDQDHAGRANVHIIDEFSTDGDQEEFFQVLGSGSPGEVPDESAGEDDEAFERQEERSVTLYKVSDASGSLQVDPVSQKPLRQEFLKTEDCFILDTGSGIFVWVGRGATQQEKSQAMARAQGFLTSKKYPSWTLVQRIVENAETAPFKQYFSTWRDRGMTHSRLIRAANDDDSDTAVDEEFDANILHKMKKSGGRAIGFMPDNGEGEVEVWRVEDFDLVPVDPELYGMFFGGDSYVIKYEYRNKRGGQGIVIYFWQGKHSSTDEKAASAIHAVRLDNELGGAVQVRVVQGHEPRHFLKIFKGKMVVFTGGRASGFKNIHDHDTYDVDGTRLFRIRGTCPEDVRADQLEEVAASLASDDVFILESPKGTFVWQGKGGSDFEREMAANIVGVLSPDAEVQTIAEGEEPPEFWEALGGEGDYDRELDPPGPPFLEPRLFHCKILFNGRFKVEEVAHFEQDDLDQDDIMVLDGGDEVYLWVGNGSTEEEKEKSMDMARQYIRTDPTDRSEETVPIIKIHQGKEPRSFKRLFPTWDDDLWEKIPSYSDAKKNAIALNKV from the exons atgaaaaaaaatcccaccatGGGGCACAATAGTGTGGCGTGGAGTTCGCGCTTCTTGGCAACTCTAGTTCTCTTGAG TGTTGTAGTGCTTGTGACCCACGGAAGGGTAGTTCAGCCACCCACTGATACCATTAGAGCACCATCTCGGGAGGATTCTAAGAACAAAGGCAGGATGCATGAGGCTTTTGCAAACGCAGGCAGAGCTAAGGGACTCGAAATCTGGCGCGTTGAG AATTTCCAGCCTGTGGCCTACCCAAAGAACGATTATGGCAAATTCTACGAAGGGGACTCGTACATCGTACTGAAT ACCAAAGAATCCAAGAGCAAGGAATTGTCCTGGGATGTTCACTTTTGGCTTGGAAAGGACACAACAGCAGACGAAGCGGGTGCCGCTGCAATCTTCACGGTTCAATTGGATGATCAACTGCACGGAGCTCCAGTACAGCATCGTGAAGTTCAGGACCACGAATCTGAGCTCTTCTTGGGCTACTTCAAGAATGGTGTACGGTACCTTCCGGGTGGTGTAGCCAGTGGTTTCCGTGCTACTGAAATTAATGCAGCGGGCGAAAAGAGATTGTTCCAAGTCAAGGGTAAACGCAACATCCGTGTGCGTCAGGTTAATCTGTCGGTGGCATCCATGAATAAAGGCGACTGCTTCATTTTGGATGCTGGACGTGAGATTTACGTTTGGGTTGGTAAAAAGGCAAAACGTGTGGAAAAGATTAAGGCTATTAGTGCTGCAAATCAAATTCGTGATCAGGATCACGCAGGACGTGCCAATGTTCATATTATTG ATGAATTCAGCACTGATGGTGATCAGGAGGAATTCTTCCAAGTTCTCGGATCTGGATCGCCAGGTGAGGTACCCGATGAATCTGCTGGAGAGGATGATGAGGCATTTGAACGTCAAGAGGAGCGCAGTGTTACCCTCTACAAGGTTTCCGATGCAAGTGGAAGCCTTCAGGTGGATCCAGTATCGCAGAAACCATTGCGTCAGGAATTCCTCAAGACAGAGGATTGCTTCATTCTCGACACAGGATCTGGTATCTTTGTCTGGGTTGGACGTGGTGCCACGCAGCAGGAAAAGAGTCAGGCAATGGCTAGAGCTCAAG gatTCCTCACATCGAAGAAGTACCCCTCATGGACATTGGTACAGAGAATTGTGGAGAATGCAGAAACAGCTCCCTTTAAGCAGTACTTTTCCACATGGAGAGATCGTGGCATGACCCACTCTCGTCTTATTCGTGCTGCGAATGATGACGACTCCGATACTGCTGTTGATGAGGAGTTTGACGCCAATATCTTGCACAAGATGAAGAAAAGCGGTGGACGCGCTATTGGCTTCATGCCAGACAATGGTGAGGGTGAGGTCGAGGTGTGGCGCGTTGAGGACTTTGATTTGGTGCCCGTGGATCCAGAGCTGTATGGCATGTTCTTCGGTGGTGACTCCTATGTAATCAAGTATGAGTATCGCAATAAGCGAGGTGGCCAGGGGATTGTCATCTACTTCTGGCAGGGCAAGCACTCTAGCACCGACGAGAAGGCTGCATCTGCAATTCATGCAGTACGTCTGGATAATGAGCTTGGTGGTGCTGTTCAAGTTCGCGTAGTTCAAg GTCACGAGCCACGTCACTTCCTGAAAATCTTCAAGGGTAAAATGGTGGTATTTACGGGTGGCCGTGCGTCTGGATTCAAGAACATCCACGACCACGACACGTATGACGTTGATGGAACTCGTCTCTTCCGCATTCGTGGCACCTGCCCCGAGGATGTTCGTGCGGATCAACTTGAGGAAGTTGCCGCATCTCTTGCCTCAGACGATGTTTTCATCCTGGAATCCCCTAAAGGGACATTCGTCTGGCAGGGCAAGGGTGGATCGGACTTTGAGCGTGAAATGGCCGCCAATATCGTTGGGGTCCTCTCACCTGATGCTGAGGTGCAAACAATTGCCGAAGGTGAGGAACCACCGGAGTTCTGGGAAGCACTTGGCGGTGAGGGTGACTATGACCGTGAACTCGATCCACCGGGACCACCCTTCTTGGAGCCACGTCTCTTCCACTGCAAAATCCTATTTAACGGACGCTTTAAGGTGGAGGAGGTGGCACATTTCGAGCAAGATGACCTCGATCAGGATGACATAATGGTATTGGACGGTGGAGACGAGGTATACCTCTGGGTGGGCAATGGATCCACTGAGGAGGAAAAGGAGAAATCGATGGACATGGCCAGA CAATATATCCGTACGGATCCCACGGATCGCTCCGAGGAAACTGTGCCAATCATCAAGATTCATCAAGGCAAGGAACCCAGGAGCTTCAAGCGTCTCTTCCCAACATGGGATGATGACCTATGGGAG aaaataccTTCATACTCCGATGCCAAGAAGAATGCCATCGCCCTCAATAAagtgtga
- the LOC129787412 gene encoding gelsolin isoform X2: MKKNPTMGHNSVAWSSRFLATLVLLSVVVLVTHGRVVQPPTDTIRAPSREDSKNKGRMHEAFANAGRAKGLEIWRVENFQPVAYPKNDYGKFYEGDSYIVLNTKESKSKELSWDVHFWLGKDTTADEAGAAAIFTVQLDDQLHGAPVQHREVQDHESELFLGYFKNGVRYLPGGVASGFRATEINAAGEKRLFQVKGKRNIRVRQVNLSVASMNKGDCFILDAGREIYVWVGKKAKRVEKIKAISAANQIRDQDHAGRANVHIIDEFSTDGDQEEFFQVLGSGSPGEVPDESAGEDDEAFERQEERSVTLYKVSDASGSLQVDPVSQKPLRQEFLKTEDCFILDTGSGIFVWVGRGATQQEKSQAMARAQGFLTSKKYPSWTLVQRIVENAETAPFKQYFSTWRDRGMTHSRLIRAANDDDSDTAVDEEFDANILHKMKKSGGRAIGFMPDNGEGEVEVWRVEDFDLVPVDPELYGMFFGGDSYVIKYEYRNKRGGQGIVIYFWQGKHSSTDEKAASAIHAVRLDNELGGAVQVRVVQGHEPRHFLKIFKGKMVVFTGGRASGFKNIHDHDTYDVDGTRLFRIRGTCPEDVRADQLEEVAASLASDDVFILESPKGTFVWQGKGGSDFEREMAANIVGVLSPDAEVQTIAEGEEPPEFWEALGGEGDYDRELDPPGPPFLEPRLFHCKILFNGRFKVEEVAHFEQDDLDQDDIMVLDGGDEVYLWVGNGSTEEEKEKSMDMARQYIRTDPTDRSEETVPIIKIHQGKEPRSFKRLFPTWDDDLWEVSA, from the exons atgaaaaaaaatcccaccatGGGGCACAATAGTGTGGCGTGGAGTTCGCGCTTCTTGGCAACTCTAGTTCTCTTGAG TGTTGTAGTGCTTGTGACCCACGGAAGGGTAGTTCAGCCACCCACTGATACCATTAGAGCACCATCTCGGGAGGATTCTAAGAACAAAGGCAGGATGCATGAGGCTTTTGCAAACGCAGGCAGAGCTAAGGGACTCGAAATCTGGCGCGTTGAG AATTTCCAGCCTGTGGCCTACCCAAAGAACGATTATGGCAAATTCTACGAAGGGGACTCGTACATCGTACTGAAT ACCAAAGAATCCAAGAGCAAGGAATTGTCCTGGGATGTTCACTTTTGGCTTGGAAAGGACACAACAGCAGACGAAGCGGGTGCCGCTGCAATCTTCACGGTTCAATTGGATGATCAACTGCACGGAGCTCCAGTACAGCATCGTGAAGTTCAGGACCACGAATCTGAGCTCTTCTTGGGCTACTTCAAGAATGGTGTACGGTACCTTCCGGGTGGTGTAGCCAGTGGTTTCCGTGCTACTGAAATTAATGCAGCGGGCGAAAAGAGATTGTTCCAAGTCAAGGGTAAACGCAACATCCGTGTGCGTCAGGTTAATCTGTCGGTGGCATCCATGAATAAAGGCGACTGCTTCATTTTGGATGCTGGACGTGAGATTTACGTTTGGGTTGGTAAAAAGGCAAAACGTGTGGAAAAGATTAAGGCTATTAGTGCTGCAAATCAAATTCGTGATCAGGATCACGCAGGACGTGCCAATGTTCATATTATTG ATGAATTCAGCACTGATGGTGATCAGGAGGAATTCTTCCAAGTTCTCGGATCTGGATCGCCAGGTGAGGTACCCGATGAATCTGCTGGAGAGGATGATGAGGCATTTGAACGTCAAGAGGAGCGCAGTGTTACCCTCTACAAGGTTTCCGATGCAAGTGGAAGCCTTCAGGTGGATCCAGTATCGCAGAAACCATTGCGTCAGGAATTCCTCAAGACAGAGGATTGCTTCATTCTCGACACAGGATCTGGTATCTTTGTCTGGGTTGGACGTGGTGCCACGCAGCAGGAAAAGAGTCAGGCAATGGCTAGAGCTCAAG gatTCCTCACATCGAAGAAGTACCCCTCATGGACATTGGTACAGAGAATTGTGGAGAATGCAGAAACAGCTCCCTTTAAGCAGTACTTTTCCACATGGAGAGATCGTGGCATGACCCACTCTCGTCTTATTCGTGCTGCGAATGATGACGACTCCGATACTGCTGTTGATGAGGAGTTTGACGCCAATATCTTGCACAAGATGAAGAAAAGCGGTGGACGCGCTATTGGCTTCATGCCAGACAATGGTGAGGGTGAGGTCGAGGTGTGGCGCGTTGAGGACTTTGATTTGGTGCCCGTGGATCCAGAGCTGTATGGCATGTTCTTCGGTGGTGACTCCTATGTAATCAAGTATGAGTATCGCAATAAGCGAGGTGGCCAGGGGATTGTCATCTACTTCTGGCAGGGCAAGCACTCTAGCACCGACGAGAAGGCTGCATCTGCAATTCATGCAGTACGTCTGGATAATGAGCTTGGTGGTGCTGTTCAAGTTCGCGTAGTTCAAg GTCACGAGCCACGTCACTTCCTGAAAATCTTCAAGGGTAAAATGGTGGTATTTACGGGTGGCCGTGCGTCTGGATTCAAGAACATCCACGACCACGACACGTATGACGTTGATGGAACTCGTCTCTTCCGCATTCGTGGCACCTGCCCCGAGGATGTTCGTGCGGATCAACTTGAGGAAGTTGCCGCATCTCTTGCCTCAGACGATGTTTTCATCCTGGAATCCCCTAAAGGGACATTCGTCTGGCAGGGCAAGGGTGGATCGGACTTTGAGCGTGAAATGGCCGCCAATATCGTTGGGGTCCTCTCACCTGATGCTGAGGTGCAAACAATTGCCGAAGGTGAGGAACCACCGGAGTTCTGGGAAGCACTTGGCGGTGAGGGTGACTATGACCGTGAACTCGATCCACCGGGACCACCCTTCTTGGAGCCACGTCTCTTCCACTGCAAAATCCTATTTAACGGACGCTTTAAGGTGGAGGAGGTGGCACATTTCGAGCAAGATGACCTCGATCAGGATGACATAATGGTATTGGACGGTGGAGACGAGGTATACCTCTGGGTGGGCAATGGATCCACTGAGGAGGAAAAGGAGAAATCGATGGACATGGCCAGA CAATATATCCGTACGGATCCCACGGATCGCTCCGAGGAAACTGTGCCAATCATCAAGATTCATCAAGGCAAGGAACCCAGGAGCTTCAAGCGTCTCTTCCCAACATGGGATGATGACCTATGGGAGGTTAGTGCTTGA